The Lonsdalea populi genome window below encodes:
- a CDS encoding flagella synthesis protein FlgN, producing MQINEVLEQMLNSLVSLKDILSQEQDELSARQVNPSFLHRVTENKNEQLSILKHFDNQRLALDEQLSVKPPYPHSPELNAQWSQIHELTRELSQYNHRNGLLLNAHMENNQQSLAFLEQKQRQGIYGPNGHTENSGSHLGRKFSV from the coding sequence ATGCAAATAAATGAAGTTCTGGAACAGATGCTGAATAGCCTGGTGTCACTCAAAGACATTCTGTCTCAAGAGCAGGATGAATTGAGCGCGCGCCAGGTCAATCCGTCGTTTTTGCACCGGGTGACTGAGAATAAGAACGAGCAGTTGTCCATTCTCAAGCATTTTGATAACCAGCGCCTGGCGCTGGATGAGCAGTTGTCGGTTAAACCTCCCTACCCCCACTCGCCGGAGCTGAATGCTCAGTGGTCTCAGATTCACGAGCTGACGCGCGAGTTGAGCCAGTACAATCATCGCAATGGTCTATTGCTGAACGCGCACATGGAAAATAACCAGCAGTCGCTGGCCTTCCTGGAGCAGAAACAGCGTCAAGGCATCTATGGCCCGAACGGTCACACCGAGAACAGCGGTTCACATCTGGGCCGCAAGTTCAGCGTCTGA
- the cheY gene encoding chemotaxis response regulator CheY, with protein MADKELRFLVVDDFSTMRRIVRNLLKELGFNNVEEAEDGADALNKLRAGGFDFVISDWNMPNMDGLELLQTIRADGTLSKLPVLMVTAEAKKENIIAAAQAGASGYVVKPFTAATLEEKLGKIFEKLGM; from the coding sequence ATGGCTGATAAAGAACTCAGATTTTTAGTGGTAGATGATTTCTCGACGATGCGTCGTATCGTCAGAAATCTGCTAAAAGAGCTGGGCTTTAACAATGTGGAAGAAGCGGAAGATGGTGCAGATGCTCTAAACAAGCTGCGCGCCGGTGGTTTTGACTTCGTTATTTCCGACTGGAATATGCCCAACATGGATGGTCTGGAACTGTTGCAAACCATTCGCGCCGACGGCACGCTTTCCAAACTTCCGGTACTGATGGTGACCGCAGAAGCGAAGAAAGAGAACATTATTGCAGCAGCGCAGGCTGGTGCCAGCGGTTATGTGGTTAAACCATTTACCGCGGCTACGCTTGAAGAAAAGCTGGGTAAAATTTTCGAAAAGCTGGGTATGTAA
- the flgC gene encoding flagellar basal body rod protein FlgC, giving the protein MSLINIFEISGSALTAQSQRMNVSASNLANADSVTGPDGEPYRAKQVVFKVAAPDGQAIGGVQVDDVVEDTSPDKLVYQPGNPLADERGYVRMPNVDVTAEMVNSISASRSYQANVEVLNTAKSLMQKTLTLGQ; this is encoded by the coding sequence ATGTCGCTCATTAATATCTTCGAAATTTCGGGTTCTGCGCTTACCGCGCAGTCCCAGCGTATGAACGTGAGCGCCAGCAATCTGGCGAATGCGGACAGTGTGACCGGACCCGATGGCGAGCCATACCGCGCCAAGCAGGTCGTATTTAAAGTGGCTGCTCCAGACGGACAGGCTATCGGCGGCGTGCAGGTTGACGACGTCGTTGAAGATACCTCTCCGGACAAGCTGGTTTATCAACCGGGAAATCCTCTGGCTGATGAACGTGGCTACGTGCGTATGCCTAATGTGGATGTTACTGCGGAAATGGTGAACTCCATTTCCGCATCCCGCAGCTACCAGGCAAATGTGGAAGTGCTGAACACGGCCAAATCGTTGATGCAGAAAACGCTGACATTAGGCCAATAA
- the flgE gene encoding flagellar hook protein FlgE codes for MGFSQAVSGLNAASSNLDVIGNNIANSETTGFKGATVSFADIFADSAVGLGVKVAAVTQNFNDGTIENTDVGTDVAISGNGFYRVADDAGSVYYTRNGEFQLDADRNLTTKTGYYVTGYAVTGTPPSIAAGAEPTTINISAGSIAAQQTSTSTYVANLNSSTTALAAGTTFDATDSSTYSWTKSMTTYDSLGNTHVMNLYFSKTADNTWEVHALDSSDSTATAQDLGTLNFSTSGQLTGTTAFNVTTNSLNGSAANTFSIDFVGSTQQNASSSELSKTQNGYTTGNLVEYAINDDGTISGTYSNGQTQLLGQIVLATFSNSQGLKSEGDNVWSATSSSGEASLGTAGTGLLGSLTSGALESSNVDIGSELVDMIVAQRNYQSNAQTIKTQDSILNTLVNLR; via the coding sequence ATGGGTTTTTCGCAAGCGGTCAGCGGATTAAATGCTGCCTCCAGCAATCTGGATGTCATCGGCAACAACATCGCCAACTCTGAGACGACGGGCTTTAAAGGCGCAACGGTCTCTTTCGCAGATATTTTCGCTGATTCTGCAGTAGGCCTGGGCGTTAAAGTCGCCGCCGTGACTCAGAACTTTAACGACGGTACGATCGAAAATACCGACGTGGGCACCGATGTCGCCATCTCGGGCAATGGCTTTTATCGCGTTGCGGATGATGCTGGTTCGGTTTACTACACGCGTAACGGCGAATTCCAGCTGGACGCGGATCGTAACCTGACCACCAAAACCGGTTACTACGTGACGGGGTACGCCGTCACCGGGACGCCGCCGAGCATCGCTGCGGGTGCAGAACCGACCACGATCAATATCTCTGCCGGCTCGATCGCCGCTCAGCAGACCTCGACTTCTACCTATGTCGCCAACCTGAACTCCAGCACCACGGCGCTGGCCGCAGGCACCACGTTCGATGCGACCGATTCCAGCACCTACAGCTGGACCAAGTCCATGACGACCTACGATAGCCTGGGGAACACCCATGTGATGAACCTGTACTTCTCCAAAACGGCTGACAATACCTGGGAAGTGCACGCGCTGGACAGCAGTGACAGCACCGCCACCGCGCAGGATCTGGGAACGTTGAACTTCAGCACCAGCGGTCAGTTGACTGGCACGACGGCGTTTAATGTGACGACCAATTCACTGAACGGCTCTGCGGCTAACACATTCTCAATCGACTTTGTCGGTTCTACCCAGCAGAACGCGAGCAGCTCCGAGCTGAGCAAAACGCAGAACGGCTACACCACGGGTAACCTGGTCGAATACGCCATCAATGATGACGGCACCATCAGTGGGACTTACTCAAATGGACAGACTCAGTTGCTGGGTCAGATCGTGCTGGCCACGTTCTCCAACAGCCAGGGCCTGAAGTCTGAAGGGGACAACGTCTGGAGTGCGACGTCATCGTCTGGTGAAGCCTCTCTTGGTACTGCGGGCACTGGCCTGCTGGGGTCTCTGACCAGTGGAGCGCTGGAATCCTCCAACGTCGATATCGGATCTGAGCTGGTCGATATGATCGTTGCCCAGCGTAACTATCAGTCCAACGCCCAGACCATCAAAACACAGGACTCCATCCTGAATACGCTGGTCAACCTGCGTTAA
- a CDS encoding flagellar basal body rod protein FlgF: MDHAIYTAMGAASQTMEQQSVIANNLANVSTPGFRAQLNAMRAVPVEGPTLPTRTLVVASTPGADMSQGPLNYTSRPLDVAVQDDGWLAVQLPNGEEAYTRNGAIQIDETGQLTIQGYPVVGDDGPLTVPVQSSVTIAADGTISSLGDGDAPNTVGAAGALKLVKSEPNQLVRGDDGLFHLSPQAQQQVGNALPADDTVKVMPGVLEGSNVNTTETLVDMINSARRFEMQMKVITNVDQNAESANKLLSVS; encoded by the coding sequence ATGGATCACGCCATATATACAGCGATGGGCGCTGCTAGCCAGACGATGGAACAGCAGTCGGTCATCGCCAACAACCTGGCCAATGTGTCGACGCCCGGTTTCCGGGCGCAGTTAAACGCCATGCGCGCGGTGCCCGTCGAGGGCCCTACGCTACCGACGCGCACGTTGGTCGTGGCGTCGACTCCGGGTGCCGACATGTCTCAGGGGCCGCTGAACTATACGTCTCGTCCTCTGGATGTGGCGGTGCAAGACGACGGTTGGTTGGCTGTACAGCTACCTAACGGCGAAGAGGCCTATACCCGAAACGGCGCTATTCAGATCGACGAAACCGGTCAGCTGACTATTCAAGGCTACCCGGTGGTCGGCGACGACGGTCCGCTGACGGTGCCGGTACAATCCAGCGTCACTATCGCTGCGGACGGGACCATATCCTCTCTGGGCGACGGCGATGCGCCGAATACGGTAGGGGCTGCGGGCGCGTTGAAACTGGTCAAATCGGAACCGAATCAACTGGTTCGAGGCGATGACGGTCTGTTTCACCTTTCCCCGCAGGCTCAGCAGCAAGTTGGCAACGCACTGCCGGCGGATGACACAGTGAAAGTGATGCCTGGCGTCCTCGAAGGCAGCAACGTGAATACGACGGAAACGCTGGTTGACATGATCAATAGCGCCCGGCGCTTTGAAATGCAGATGAAAGTGATCACGAACGTCGATCAGAACGCTGAGAGTGCGAACAAGCTGCTGTCTGTTAGTTAA
- the flhB gene encoding flagellar biosynthesis protein FlhB, giving the protein MADDSDLEKTEAPTAHRTEKAREEGQVPRSRELTSILMLIIGLGILWMTGEMMYQRLGIMLSQGLYFNHDIINDNKQMGRHVFALLKMAVLALVPIMMGMVLIAIGAPIVLGGLVFSTKSFEFSLEKLDPIAGLKRLFSSQMLAELFKAVIKALVVGFVTGLFLWLKWPEILRLISEPLVTALGDALELAIYCGFLVLLSMIPMVAFDVFWQIWSHLKKLRMSKQDIRDEFKQNEGDPHIKGRIRQMQRAIAQRRMMADVPKADVIVTNPTHFAVALQYNDKKMSAPKVLAKGAGDIALKIREIGAEHRVPTLEAPPLARALYKHAEIGKSIPATLYAAVAEVLVWVYQIKRWKREGGLTPQKPTHLSVPDSLDFAKENTTDG; this is encoded by the coding sequence GTGGCAGACGATAGCGATCTGGAAAAAACAGAGGCCCCCACAGCCCACCGAACGGAAAAAGCCCGCGAGGAAGGTCAAGTTCCTCGATCCCGAGAATTGACATCTATTCTCATGCTCATTATTGGGCTGGGAATATTGTGGATGACAGGTGAAATGATGTACCAGAGGCTCGGTATAATGCTGAGTCAGGGATTGTATTTCAATCACGACATCATTAATGACAACAAACAGATGGGACGCCATGTTTTTGCATTGCTGAAAATGGCTGTGCTGGCATTAGTCCCGATTATGATGGGCATGGTCCTGATCGCCATTGGCGCTCCAATTGTGCTGGGTGGGTTAGTGTTCAGCACCAAGTCCTTCGAGTTCAGTCTTGAAAAACTCGATCCTATTGCAGGGCTTAAACGGTTGTTCTCATCTCAGATGCTGGCTGAATTGTTTAAAGCCGTCATCAAAGCGTTGGTCGTCGGTTTTGTGACCGGGCTGTTCCTTTGGCTCAAATGGCCGGAGATTCTGCGTTTAATTTCCGAACCGCTGGTCACGGCGCTCGGCGATGCGCTGGAGCTGGCGATTTACTGCGGTTTTTTGGTACTGCTCAGCATGATCCCCATGGTGGCCTTTGACGTCTTTTGGCAGATCTGGAGCCACTTAAAAAAACTGCGCATGAGCAAGCAGGATATTCGGGATGAGTTCAAACAGAACGAAGGCGATCCGCATATCAAAGGGCGTATTCGTCAGATGCAACGGGCGATAGCCCAGCGCCGTATGATGGCCGATGTCCCGAAAGCCGATGTGATTGTGACTAACCCGACGCATTTTGCGGTCGCGCTGCAGTACAACGACAAAAAGATGAGTGCACCCAAGGTATTAGCCAAAGGCGCCGGAGATATCGCACTGAAGATTCGGGAAATCGGCGCTGAACATCGCGTGCCGACGTTGGAAGCGCCCCCTCTGGCGAGGGCGCTTTATAAGCACGCTGAAATTGGAAAAAGCATCCCTGCCACACTGTATGCGGCCGTTGCCGAAGTGCTGGTCTGGGTTTACCAAATTAAACGTTGGAAACGCGAAGGCGGCCTGACGCCGCAGAAACCAACCCATTTATCTGTGCCAGATTCACTGGACTTTGCAAAAGAGAACACGACTGATGGCTAA
- the flgB gene encoding flagellar basal body rod protein FlgB — translation MLDKLDASFRFQQEALNLRAQRQEILSANIANADTPGYQARDIDFSSELNKALKQGRATGTTMSLATTSTRHIPASTTSMPDLDLLYRVPDQPALDGNTVDMDRERTNFADNSLRYQTDLTLLNGQIKGMMSVLQDK, via the coding sequence ATGCTTGACAAATTAGATGCATCGTTCCGCTTCCAGCAGGAGGCGTTGAATTTACGGGCTCAGCGCCAGGAAATCCTTTCTGCGAATATCGCGAATGCGGATACGCCGGGCTATCAGGCTCGGGATATCGACTTTTCCAGCGAGCTAAATAAAGCCCTGAAGCAAGGTCGCGCAACCGGTACGACCATGTCATTAGCCACAACGTCGACCCGGCATATCCCTGCATCTACAACGTCAATGCCTGATTTAGATCTGCTCTATCGCGTACCCGATCAGCCGGCCCTTGACGGGAACACCGTAGATATGGACAGAGAACGGACAAATTTCGCGGATAACAGTCTGCGATATCAAACGGATCTTACGCTGTTAAACGGCCAAATCAAAGGCATGATGTCAGTGTTACAGGATAAATAA
- the flgA gene encoding flagellar basal body P-ring formation chaperone FlgA, producing MGFSRKTILCKIFFLISLTPAGAADRDQITAQIKTFIQGQLDIPSAEVNVIVKTPVEKLELCSEPQLSLPSRKKIWGTLSIRAMCGTHRYFLQTNVQVTAPYLVATRPIPPKQKILAEDVALQHGRLDALSVMPLANPALAVGAVSIRMIGAGQPIAASMLRNPWAVKMGDIVKVAVSGDGFSIVSEGKSMDNATLNDAVRIRMESGQIITGTVAEKGLVKIVQ from the coding sequence ATGGGATTTTCGCGCAAAACAATCTTATGTAAGATTTTTTTCCTTATCTCACTGACCCCGGCCGGGGCCGCTGACCGCGACCAAATTACGGCTCAAATTAAGACATTCATTCAGGGACAGCTCGACATCCCCTCCGCTGAAGTCAATGTCATCGTCAAAACTCCGGTCGAAAAACTCGAATTATGCTCTGAACCTCAGCTGTCGTTGCCCTCAAGAAAGAAAATCTGGGGCACCCTCAGCATCCGAGCCATGTGCGGTACCCATCGCTATTTTCTGCAGACCAATGTTCAGGTGACGGCGCCTTACCTTGTCGCCACCCGTCCGATACCGCCCAAACAGAAAATCCTGGCTGAAGACGTGGCGCTTCAACACGGCCGACTTGACGCATTAAGCGTAATGCCGCTGGCGAATCCCGCTCTCGCCGTCGGTGCCGTCAGCATTCGTATGATCGGTGCAGGGCAGCCCATTGCTGCCAGCATGCTGCGAAATCCCTGGGCGGTAAAAATGGGCGATATCGTGAAAGTCGCCGTATCCGGAGACGGTTTCAGTATTGTCAGCGAAGGCAAATCCATGGACAACGCCACGCTCAATGACGCCGTCAGAATACGCATGGAGTCTGGACAAATTATTACGGGTACAGTGGCTGAAAAGGGACTGGTAAAAATTGTACAATAA
- the flhA gene encoding flagellar biosynthesis protein FlhA gives MANLASLLRLPGNLKDTQWQVLAGPILILMILSMMVLPLPPFILDLLFTFNIALSVMVLLVAMFTQRTLEFAAFPTILLFSTLLRLSLNVASTRIILLEGHTGAGAAGKVVEAFGHFLVGGNFAIGIVVFIILVLINFMVITKGAGRIAEVGARFVLDGMPGKQMAIDADLNAGIIGEAEAKKRRSEVTQEADFYGSMDGASKFVRGDAIAGLMIMAINIIGGLLVGVIQHNMDLGHAAQSYTLLTIGDGLVAQIPALVISTAAGVIVTRVSTEQDVGEQMVTQLFNNPKVMVLSAGVLGLIGLVPGMPNFVFLLFTAILLGVAWWTRGKAERKAATAAEPVLAESQQQQIVEASWDDVQLEDQLGLEVGYRLIPMVDFQQNGELLGRIRSIRKKFAQEIGFLPPVVHIRDNLELQPAGYRILMKGVEIGSGEAHPGRWMAINPGSAAGKLVGEVTKDPAFGLPAVWIESALKDQAQAQGFTVVESSTVVATHLNHLINVYASDLFGRQEAQQLMDRVTKEMPKLADDFIPNVVTLTVLHKVLQNLLSERVSIRDMCTILETLSEHAAIQKDPNELTVVVRVALGRAITQQWFPGNDDIQVIGLESSLERVLLQAMQNGGGLEPGLAERLLAQAQDAVQHQEALGAPPVLLVTHALRPLLSRFLRRSLPQLVVLSNQEITDSRQIRMTSVIGGSGQ, from the coding sequence ATGGCTAATCTGGCTTCATTGCTACGCTTGCCAGGCAACTTAAAAGACACGCAGTGGCAGGTTTTGGCAGGACCGATTCTAATTCTGATGATTCTGTCGATGATGGTGCTTCCGCTGCCACCGTTTATTCTGGATCTGCTGTTTACCTTTAATATCGCGCTTTCCGTTATGGTGCTTTTGGTCGCCATGTTCACCCAGCGGACGTTGGAGTTCGCCGCATTCCCGACGATTCTGCTGTTTTCCACGCTGTTGCGGCTCTCGCTCAACGTCGCCTCCACGCGAATCATTCTTTTGGAAGGCCACACGGGAGCCGGAGCCGCCGGGAAGGTGGTGGAAGCCTTCGGTCACTTCCTGGTGGGGGGTAACTTCGCTATTGGTATCGTGGTGTTTATCATCTTGGTCCTGATCAACTTTATGGTTATTACTAAAGGTGCCGGGCGTATCGCCGAAGTCGGCGCACGTTTTGTGCTGGATGGAATGCCGGGTAAACAGATGGCGATTGACGCCGATCTTAATGCCGGAATCATTGGTGAAGCCGAAGCGAAAAAGCGTCGCTCTGAAGTGACACAGGAAGCCGACTTTTACGGATCAATGGACGGCGCCAGTAAGTTTGTGCGCGGCGATGCTATCGCCGGGTTGATGATCATGGCCATCAACATCATCGGCGGCCTGTTGGTTGGGGTCATTCAGCACAATATGGATCTGGGACATGCGGCTCAGAGCTATACGTTGTTGACCATCGGCGACGGTCTGGTCGCGCAGATCCCGGCATTGGTAATTTCTACCGCAGCCGGTGTCATCGTGACTCGCGTCAGCACTGAGCAGGATGTCGGCGAGCAGATGGTTACCCAGCTGTTTAATAATCCTAAAGTGATGGTGCTGAGCGCCGGCGTCCTCGGTTTGATCGGCCTGGTTCCGGGCATGCCTAACTTCGTCTTTCTACTGTTTACCGCGATATTGCTGGGCGTCGCCTGGTGGACGCGTGGAAAGGCCGAACGTAAAGCGGCGACGGCGGCAGAGCCCGTGCTGGCGGAAAGTCAGCAGCAGCAAATTGTTGAAGCCAGTTGGGATGACGTCCAATTAGAAGACCAACTCGGTCTCGAAGTGGGCTATCGACTCATCCCGATGGTGGACTTCCAACAAAACGGCGAACTGCTGGGACGAATCCGAAGTATTCGTAAAAAATTCGCTCAGGAAATCGGCTTCCTTCCGCCGGTTGTTCATATTCGAGATAACCTCGAGCTGCAGCCCGCGGGTTACCGCATCTTGATGAAAGGGGTTGAAATCGGGAGTGGTGAAGCGCATCCGGGGCGTTGGATGGCGATTAATCCCGGTAGCGCCGCAGGTAAACTGGTGGGCGAGGTTACGAAAGACCCCGCATTCGGTTTGCCCGCCGTATGGATCGAAAGCGCCCTGAAAGATCAGGCGCAGGCGCAAGGCTTTACGGTGGTTGAATCCAGTACCGTGGTGGCGACGCATCTGAACCATTTGATCAACGTATATGCCAGCGACCTGTTTGGTCGTCAGGAAGCGCAGCAGTTGATGGATCGCGTCACGAAGGAGATGCCTAAGCTGGCTGATGATTTTATTCCAAATGTGGTGACGCTGACGGTGCTGCACAAAGTGCTGCAGAATCTGCTGTCTGAGCGTGTGTCCATTCGTGACATGTGTACGATTCTGGAAACGTTGTCTGAGCATGCTGCGATCCAGAAAGACCCGAACGAACTTACCGTGGTCGTTCGCGTGGCACTGGGCCGTGCCATTACTCAGCAATGGTTCCCGGGTAACGATGATATTCAGGTGATCGGTCTGGAATCGTCACTGGAGCGCGTACTGCTTCAGGCGATGCAGAACGGCGGCGGTTTGGAGCCGGGGCTGGCCGAAAGACTGCTTGCGCAGGCTCAGGACGCGGTTCAACACCAGGAAGCGCTGGGCGCGCCGCCGGTTTTGCTGGTCACGCACGCGCTTCGCCCGCTACTGTCGCGATTCCTGCGCCGCAGCCTGCCGCAGTTGGTCGTACTTTCTAATCAGGAAATTACCGACAGCCGTCAGATTCGCATGACGTCAGTCATTGGCGGGTCAGGGCAGTGA
- the flgG gene encoding flagellar basal-body rod protein FlgG encodes MIRSLWIAKTGLDAQQTNMDVISNNLANVSTNGFKRQRAVFEDLLYQTVRQPGAQSSEQTTLPSGLQLGTGVRPVSTERLHSQGNLEQTENTKDIAINGQGFFQVLLPDGTTAYTRDGSFQLDANGQMVTSSGYQVQPAITVPDTAISMTVARDGVVSVTEQGQAAATQIGQLTLSTFINPTGLQSLGENLYQETQSSGAPTESTPGQNGSGVLYQGYVETSNVNVAEELVDMIQVQRAYEINSKAVSTSDAMLQRLTQI; translated from the coding sequence ATGATTCGTTCACTGTGGATCGCAAAAACCGGGCTTGACGCTCAGCAAACCAACATGGATGTCATCTCGAACAACCTGGCTAACGTCAGCACCAATGGCTTTAAACGTCAGCGCGCGGTTTTCGAAGATCTGCTGTATCAAACGGTGCGTCAGCCCGGCGCTCAGTCTTCCGAACAAACCACGCTGCCTTCGGGTCTGCAGTTGGGCACAGGGGTTCGCCCGGTATCGACGGAGCGTTTGCACAGCCAGGGTAATTTGGAGCAGACGGAAAACACCAAAGACATCGCTATCAACGGTCAGGGCTTTTTCCAGGTTCTGTTGCCGGATGGCACCACGGCCTATACCCGCGACGGTTCTTTCCAGTTGGACGCGAATGGTCAGATGGTAACGTCCAGCGGTTATCAGGTTCAGCCGGCGATTACGGTTCCCGACACCGCGATATCGATGACGGTAGCTCGTGATGGTGTGGTCAGCGTGACTGAACAAGGTCAGGCTGCCGCCACGCAGATAGGCCAATTGACGCTGAGCACGTTTATCAACCCGACCGGCTTGCAGAGCCTGGGAGAAAACCTGTATCAGGAAACCCAGAGTTCCGGCGCGCCGACAGAGTCCACTCCGGGTCAGAACGGCTCAGGCGTGCTTTATCAGGGTTATGTCGAAACCTCTAACGTCAACGTGGCGGAAGAACTGGTGGATATGATCCAAGTACAGCGTGCCTACGAGATAAACAGTAAGGCGGTGTCGACCTCTGATGCCATGCTGCAGCGGCTTACGCAAATTTAA
- a CDS encoding flagellar hook assembly protein FlgD, which produces MSVSVSLTESTDTSKISTTSSSSSTSSSANLQNEFMTLLVAQLQNQDPTNPMDNSQLTTQLAQISTLSGIENMNTTLGSISSQLDTSETLQASSLIGNGVLIQGNSIVVGSDSSTTAFGVELANAATDVNVTIKDSSGNTVKTVALGAQSAGVQTYSWDGTNDSGGTVDAGTYTYTVSATGSDGVSVTATPLKYALVYGVNTDSSEAVLNLGLSGTASLSDVKQII; this is translated from the coding sequence ATGAGCGTCTCAGTTTCACTTACCGAATCGACAGATACCAGCAAGATCAGCACAACCAGCAGCTCGTCCAGTACGAGCAGCAGTGCGAACCTGCAAAATGAATTTATGACCTTATTGGTTGCGCAGTTGCAGAACCAGGACCCGACCAATCCGATGGATAACAGTCAACTGACCACGCAGCTCGCACAGATTAGTACGTTGAGCGGCATCGAAAATATGAACACCACGCTGGGATCTATTTCCAGCCAGTTGGATACCTCCGAGACGTTGCAAGCCAGCTCTCTGATTGGCAACGGTGTTTTGATTCAGGGCAATAGTATCGTGGTTGGCTCGGACAGCTCCACAACCGCATTTGGCGTCGAACTGGCTAATGCGGCTACGGACGTGAATGTAACTATTAAAGACTCCAGCGGTAATACGGTGAAAACCGTAGCTCTTGGTGCTCAAAGCGCCGGCGTACAGACCTACAGTTGGGATGGCACTAACGACAGCGGCGGCACCGTCGACGCCGGCACTTACACCTACACGGTGTCGGCGACCGGTTCCGATGGTGTCAGCGTGACAGCCACGCCGCTGAAATATGCGCTGGTCTACGGCGTTAACACGGACTCTTCGGAAGCCGTGCTTAACTTGGGCCTGTCAGGCACTGCGTCGCTGAGCGACGTCAAACAAATTATTTGA
- the cheZ gene encoding protein phosphatase CheZ → MNPHPVPPVNDNASATEIISRIGQLTRMLRDSLKELGLDHAIAEAAEAIPDARDRLDYVVQMTAQAAERALNCVEASQPRQNKLEEDAKSLTTRWDEWFENPIELADARELVTDTRSYLQEVPEHTSFTNAQLLEIMMAQDFQDLTGQVIKRMMDVVQEIEKQLLMVLLENMPEKKAEPKRAGDGLLNGPQVDKTAAGIVSNQDQVDDLLDSLGF, encoded by the coding sequence ATGAATCCACATCCGGTGCCCCCTGTTAACGATAACGCTTCTGCGACCGAGATCATTTCCCGTATCGGTCAACTGACTCGTATGCTGCGTGATAGCCTGAAAGAGCTGGGCTTGGATCATGCGATTGCCGAAGCGGCGGAAGCAATTCCTGACGCTCGCGATCGTCTTGATTATGTTGTTCAGATGACCGCACAGGCGGCAGAACGCGCTTTGAACTGTGTTGAGGCTTCTCAGCCGCGGCAAAATAAGTTGGAAGAAGACGCTAAATCCCTGACGACGCGTTGGGATGAGTGGTTTGAAAATCCGATCGAGTTGGCCGATGCACGTGAGCTGGTAACGGATACCCGTAGTTATCTACAGGAAGTTCCCGAACATACCTCTTTCACCAATGCTCAGTTACTGGAAATCATGATGGCGCAGGACTTCCAGGATCTGACGGGACAGGTCATTAAACGCATGATGGACGTTGTCCAGGAGATTGAGAAACAGCTGCTGATGGTCTTGCTGGAAAATATGCCTGAGAAAAAGGCTGAACCTAAGCGTGCTGGTGATGGGCTGCTCAATGGTCCTCAAGTCGACAAAACCGCTGCAGGTATTGTCTCAAATCAGGATCAGGTCGACGACCTGCTAGACAGCCTCGGATTCTGA
- the flgM gene encoding flagellar biosynthesis anti-sigma factor FlgM: MSIDSTRPVSGIKSVQNTESDLLHSVKNKSTSSSSAASTPSQTQVSLSEAQSSLMQPSSQDIDMEKVDTLKQAIKDGKLEVDVGKIADALLSEVQTPF; this comes from the coding sequence ATGAGCATTGACAGTACTCGTCCGGTATCTGGAATAAAATCAGTTCAAAATACGGAATCAGATTTACTTCACAGCGTAAAAAATAAATCTACTTCATCAAGCAGCGCAGCAAGCACGCCCAGCCAGACGCAGGTTAGCCTAAGCGAGGCCCAGTCCAGCCTGATGCAGCCGAGCAGCCAGGACATCGATATGGAAAAAGTCGACACCCTTAAGCAGGCCATCAAGGATGGAAAGCTGGAAGTCGACGTGGGTAAAATCGCCGATGCGCTGTTGAGCGAAGTACAGACACCTTTCTGA
- a CDS encoding flagellar protein FlhE: MKRFAIMLLLVAGIAGAADKHPVWEGANLLISQKGVAKRSVLLHSNGSFPKGAVLTSVLWRYELLTRNSTGLHASLCIPVQCVRLNGQNGSTEMFAGLSAETPFYLVFHVPGKGALRQPMRVTKYQLIVNYTKE; the protein is encoded by the coding sequence GTGAAACGTTTTGCAATAATGCTGTTGTTGGTGGCCGGTATCGCTGGCGCCGCCGATAAGCATCCCGTATGGGAAGGTGCCAATCTGCTAATCAGTCAGAAGGGTGTTGCCAAACGCTCGGTTCTACTTCATTCCAACGGCTCCTTCCCCAAAGGGGCCGTTTTGACCTCGGTCCTCTGGCGTTATGAGCTGTTGACACGTAACTCAACCGGATTGCACGCCTCTCTCTGCATTCCTGTACAGTGTGTTCGTCTTAATGGGCAAAATGGAAGTACCGAGATGTTCGCGGGATTATCGGCGGAAACGCCTTTCTATCTGGTATTTCATGTCCCCGGCAAAGGCGCTTTGCGACAGCCTATGCGAGTGACGAAATACCAGCTGATAGTCAACTACACCAAAGAATAA